From a single Tachypleus tridentatus isolate NWPU-2018 chromosome 6, ASM421037v1, whole genome shotgun sequence genomic region:
- the LOC143254476 gene encoding uncharacterized protein LOC143254476, which yields MLEHGQIQRRVAQRVGVSPSVINQLWRRYRDTNCDGRRPGQGRHRCTTAREGRYIMTTALRDRLAMVRSLRNDFQHFTGTRVSTQTVPNRLQKGRLRARRPARSVILTAWELRQWATVQWTDESRFTVSRDDERARA from the coding sequence atgctggagCATGGCCAGATccaaaggagggtggcacagcgagtcggtgtgtcaccaagcgtcatcaatCAACTTTGGCGACGCTACCGGGACACGAACTGTGATGGCAGAAGACCAGGTCAAGgccgtcatcgctgcacaacagccagagagggCCGTTACATCATGACTACCGCTCTACGGGACAGGTTAGCTATGGTtcggtcactgcgaaatgacTTTCAGCATTTTACTGGGACTCGTGTGTCGACCCAGACAGTTCCCAATCGTCTACAGAAAGGACGCCTTAGGGCCAGACGGCCTGCAAGAAGCGTAATTCTAACAGCctgggaacttcgtcaatgggccacAGTGCAGTGGACAGATgagagcaggttcactgtgtctcgtgatgatgAACGTGCGAGAGCGTAG